One genomic window of Cercospora beticola chromosome 5, complete sequence includes the following:
- a CDS encoding uncharacterized protein (BUSCO:EOG09264SSI), with protein MSGAPPSSHVNATHAAQQTPGNTTNNAADVASTSAHPPPNAPDPTTSNNAAQRGLSTAAASSSTELASLKVTLKSSLRQFPDFPSPGILFEDIMPLFSNPSHHNSLITALELQFREKFGANHGIDVIVGLESRGFLFGPTLAMRLGAGFVPVRKQGKLPGECVTEGYQKEYGTDWFQMQKDAISPGQKVVIVDDIIATGGSAAAAGNLVQQIGGQLVGYVFIMELDFLKGRDKLNAPVHTLLSGQDEALQSSK; from the exons atgTCTGGCGCACCCCCCTCTTCCCACGTCAACGCAACCCACGCCGCTCAGCAGACCCCGggcaacaccaccaacaacGCTGCCGACGTAGCTTCGACCTCCGCCCATCCACCTCCCAACGCGCCCGACCCGACAACGAGCAACAATGCCGCCCAAAGAGGACTCTCCACCGCCGCTGCCTCCAGTTCCACCGAACTCGCCAGTCTTAAAGTAACCCTCAAGTCCTCCCTCCGCCAGTTCCCCGACTTTCCCTCCCCCGGAATCCTCTTCGAAGATATCATGCCACTCTTCAGCAATCCTTCTCACCACAACTCGCTCATCACCGCACTCGAGCTGCAATTCCGCGAAAAGTTCGGCGCAAACCACGGCATCGATGTGATCGTCGGCCTCGAGAGTCGTGGATTCTTGTTCGGTCCTACGCTGGCCATGAGACTAGGCGCAGGATTCGTCCCTGTGAGAAAGCAGGGCAAATTGCCAGGAGAGTGTGTGACAGAGGGATACCAGAAAGAGTACGGGACAGATTGGTTTCAGATGCAGAAAGATGCGATCTCGCCGGGACAGAAGGTGGTGATCGTCGATGATATTATTGCTACAG GtggcagcgcagcagcagcaggaaaccTTGTACAGCAAATTGGAGGCCAACTGGTCGGATATGTCTTCATTATGGAGTTGGACTTTTTGAAGGGCAGGGATAAATTGAACGCACCGGTGCACACTCTACTCAGCGGTCAGGACGAGGCGTTGCAGAGCTCAAAGTAA
- a CDS encoding uncharacterized protein (MEROPS:MER0209971), with product MENYRTITHKIPAAHLREFPQATAQSEEDVLHFVVKQYIPLDNPNPQPGDVTIIAAHAVGFNKELYEPLWEDLAAQAKRQGWRIRSIWMSDVAWHAESYALNEDLIGNDPGWYDHSRDLANLINIKRAEMPRPIIGLGHSMGGNQITKLAMDHASLFTTLILIDPVIQMRSAEISKEQPRASAAVASTYRRQIWPSREEATKSFLKSAFYKIWDRRVLDRWVSHGLRDCPNADFPDAQPGQVSLATPAAQEVWSFLRTNYDGYGVDGKPIDRFTHPDLDPTLPDQKPYYRSEPIFTYRRLPELRPSVLYIFGELSDVCPPKVARDKVSKTGIGAGGSGGEEEGRVKGVMFEKIGHLIAMETPGRTAETMADWVGKEMVIYREQRKRLEEWWAKPSKEKRSLDAKWIAEMGGPPKRKNGNGGEKAKI from the exons ATGGAGAACTATCGTACTATCACACACAAGATACCGGCAGCACATCTGCGAGAATTCCCGCAAGCTACAGCACAatcagaagaagatgtgcTGCACTTCGTCGTCAAGCAATATATCCCCCTCGACAACCCCAATCCTCAGCCTGGAGACGTCACGATAATCGCCGCTCATGCCGTCGGCTTCAACAAGGAACTCTACGAGCCCCTGTGGGAAGATCTTGCCGCACAAGCGAAACGCCAAGGCTGGCGCATTCGCAGTATTTGGATGTCCGATGTAGCATGGCATGCCGAGAGCTATGCATTGAACGAAGATCTGATAGGCAATGATCCTGGCTGGTATGATCATTCACGAGATCTCGCCAACCTGATCAATATCAAGCGAGCGGAAATGCCCAGACCGATCATTGGTCTAGGGCACAGCATGGGTGGCAACCAAAT CACTAAGCTTGCTATGGACCATGCTTCTCTTTTCACGACCCTGATCCTGATCGACCCTGTCATTCAAATGAGATCAGCCGAAATTTCCAAAGAACAACCACGAGCCAGCGCAGCAGTAGCTTCGACATACCGCAGACAAATCTGGCCTTCACGAGAAGAAGCTACAAAATCATTCCTCAAGTCCGCCTTCTACAAGATCTGGGACCGACGCGTGCTGGACCGATGGGTCTCGCACGGCCTACGAGATTGCCCCAACGCAGATTTCCCCGACGCGCAGCCCGGACAAGTCAGTCTCGCAAcgccagcagcgcaagaagTTTGGTCTTTCCTGAGAACAAATTACGATGGTTACGGTGTGGACGGCAAACCCATTGATCGATTCACGCATCCCGACCTCGATCCCACATTACCCGATCAGAAGCCATATTACCGTTCAGAGCCTATCTTCACATATCGTCGACTTCCTGAACTCCGGCCCAGCGTCCTTTACATCTTTGGCGAGCTATCAGATGTATGTCCTCCGAAAGTAGCGCGGGATAAGGTATCCAAGACTGGAATTGGCGCAGGAGGGAGTggcggagaggaggaaggcaGAGTGAAGGGAGTCATGTTTGAGAAGATAGGGCATTTGATTGCAATGGAGACGCCTGGACGGACGGCGGAGACCATGGCGGACTGGGTTGGTAAGGAAATGGTGATCTATAgagagcagaggaagaggttGGAGGAGTGGTGGGCTAAGCCTTCGAAGGAGAAACGCTCGCTTGATGCGAAGTGGATCGCAGAGATGGGAGGGCCACCAAAGCGGAAGAATGGCAATGGAggtgagaaggcgaagatctGA